A region from the Streptosporangium sp. NBC_01756 genome encodes:
- a CDS encoding NAD-dependent protein deacetylase: MSEGTSELAELLAAGDVVVLSGAGISTESGIPDYRGSSGALRRHTPMTYQTFVGDPAARRRYWARSHVGWRAITQAAPNGGHHAVAHLQRRGLVGGIVTQNVDGLHQAGGARAVVELHGSLHHVICLNCGDLSPREELDHRLAQANPQFDARALAVNPDGDADLRDEELDGFQIVGCRSCDGGVLKPDVVFFGETVPATRVRECFALVEGARLLLVLGSSLTVMSGRRFVLHAAKLGIPVAIVNQGPTRGDPYATLAIDAPLGTVLPELVAALTQGP, translated from the coding sequence GTGAGCGAGGGGACGAGCGAGCTGGCGGAGCTGTTGGCCGCGGGCGATGTCGTGGTGCTGAGCGGGGCCGGAATCTCGACGGAGTCGGGAATACCGGACTACCGGGGGTCGAGCGGGGCCCTGCGCCGGCACACCCCGATGACCTACCAGACGTTCGTCGGCGACCCGGCCGCCAGGCGGCGCTACTGGGCCCGCAGCCATGTCGGATGGCGGGCGATCACCCAGGCGGCGCCGAACGGCGGCCACCACGCGGTCGCCCACCTCCAGCGGCGGGGCCTGGTGGGCGGCATCGTGACGCAGAACGTCGACGGCCTGCACCAGGCGGGCGGCGCCCGGGCGGTCGTCGAACTGCACGGCAGCCTGCATCACGTGATCTGCCTGAACTGCGGTGACCTGAGCCCGCGGGAGGAGCTGGACCATCGCCTGGCGCAGGCGAACCCGCAGTTCGACGCCCGTGCTCTCGCGGTCAACCCGGACGGCGACGCCGATCTGAGGGACGAGGAGCTCGACGGGTTCCAGATCGTCGGCTGCCGGTCATGCGACGGAGGGGTGTTGAAGCCCGACGTCGTCTTCTTCGGGGAGACCGTTCCGGCGACACGGGTGCGCGAGTGCTTCGCCCTCGTGGAGGGAGCACGGCTGCTCCTGGTGCTCGGGTCGTCGTTGACGGTGATGTCGGGCCGCCGGTTCGTGCTGCACGCCGCGAAGCTCGGCATCCCCGTGGCGATCGTCAACCAGGGCCCCACCCGCGGTGACCCCTACGCGACGCTCGCCATCGACGCCCCGCTGGGCACCGTTCTCCCGGAGCTGGTCGCCGCGTTGACGCAGGGACCGTGA
- a CDS encoding cytochrome P450 family protein, protein MADTPFSFPVPGEPAPQTLAHLRKLGPVVPIELPGNVRAWAVTSQDAIFEVLSNDNKLFSRHPRHWTDLQEGAVPTDWPLRPVVEGEHLQVLEGADHRRLRGLISRAFTPSRVEALTPRIEKITAELLDAVVAAGDGVDLVSAFTEPLPISVISELFGVPVHDRPRLRKWTQVLISHTSTGEETAAANRDLLDYLGELVEEKRRTPGDDLTSGLVRVHDEGDRLTGSELVAILWLMIIAGHETTVHLLGNAVVALCVNPEQRALALAGDQWPQVVEEALRSGSTVVSTPFRYVVTDVTLAGVPLRAGEPLLVCYGGAATDTDRHGEGADRFDITREQTGHLAFGHGPHFCIGAPLARLESAIALSALFNRLPDLDLAIAPDEVLYSPSFLTYGPLALPVNTGVSGN, encoded by the coding sequence GTGGCCGACACTCCGTTCTCATTCCCTGTTCCCGGTGAGCCCGCCCCCCAGACCCTCGCCCATCTCCGAAAGCTCGGCCCGGTTGTGCCCATCGAGCTTCCCGGCAACGTCAGAGCGTGGGCGGTGACCAGCCAGGATGCGATCTTCGAAGTCCTCTCCAATGACAACAAGCTGTTCAGCCGGCACCCCCGGCATTGGACGGACCTGCAGGAGGGGGCCGTCCCGACGGACTGGCCGCTGCGCCCGGTGGTCGAAGGGGAGCACCTGCAGGTGCTGGAGGGCGCGGATCACCGTCGCCTGAGAGGCCTGATCTCCCGGGCCTTCACCCCGTCGCGGGTCGAAGCGCTGACACCTCGCATTGAGAAGATCACAGCCGAGCTTCTCGACGCCGTGGTGGCGGCCGGCGACGGAGTGGACCTGGTGTCCGCCTTCACCGAGCCGCTGCCGATATCGGTGATCAGTGAACTGTTCGGTGTCCCCGTGCACGATCGTCCCCGGCTCCGGAAGTGGACCCAGGTGCTGATCTCGCACACCAGCACCGGCGAGGAGACCGCGGCGGCCAACCGCGACCTGCTCGACTACCTGGGCGAGCTTGTCGAAGAGAAGCGCCGTACCCCGGGTGACGACCTCACCTCCGGGCTGGTCCGCGTCCATGACGAGGGTGATCGGCTGACCGGCTCCGAACTGGTGGCCATTCTCTGGCTGATGATCATCGCCGGCCATGAGACCACCGTGCACCTGCTCGGGAACGCCGTCGTGGCGCTGTGCGTCAACCCGGAGCAGCGTGCCCTCGCGCTGGCGGGCGATCAGTGGCCGCAGGTGGTGGAGGAGGCCCTCCGGAGCGGCTCGACCGTCGTCAGTACCCCGTTCCGGTACGTGGTGACCGACGTGACACTCGCCGGAGTACCTCTCCGCGCCGGCGAACCGCTGCTCGTGTGCTACGGCGGGGCGGCGACGGACACCGACCGGCACGGTGAGGGGGCGGACCGTTTCGACATCACCCGCGAGCAGACCGGGCACCTGGCCTTCGGCCATGGCCCGCACTTCTGCATCGGCGCGCCACTTGCCCGGCTGGAGAGCGCCATCGCCCTCTCCGCGCTGTTCAACCGGCTGCCCGACCTGGACCTGGCCATCGCCCCTGACGAGGTTCTCTACTCGCCGTCCTTCCTGACCTACGGCCCGCTGGCCCTGCCGGTGAACACCGGCGTCTCCGGGAACTGA
- a CDS encoding bifunctional cytochrome P450/NADPH--P450 reductase, producing METAVRSIPAPQGLPVLGNTLQIPSHAPAAYFEKLAAEHDEGIYQLDLLGRKVLFVSDPDLVAELCDETRFYKGIDPPLSIVRDFAGDGLFTAHHDEPVWGHAHRILMPAFSQRSMKAYFPQMLEVAQQLTAKWAVSDEVSVADDMTRLTLDTISLTGFDYRFNSFDSPELHPFLQAMGRALTEAMLRNRQLPLVTKLKKKREEAYRADILTMQDLVDDVIRQRRADGRSGGTDLLGLMLEAADPRSGERLSDENIRDQVLTFLIAGHETTSGLLSFALYNLLRNPHVLARAYAEVDRLLPGDTVPTYDTIMKLDVIPRILEETLRIWSPIPAFAVKSFEDTTVGGYPVREGQTAVVLLPSLHRHPKAWNRPEEFDIDRWLPEHKTGHHPAAYKPFGNGERACIGRQFALTEARLALAVVLQRFAISDPDAYRMQIKQMLTVKPDGFTVRVRARKPYERGAVETVEAVAEQQAEVAVTGVGLTVAYGSNLGTSADVAERLAERAGRSGFATTLTTLDELDPPRDGLLVVITSTYNGKAPDNAQRFDALTELPAMDGVRLALLGCGNTQWPTYQDFPRRAFDKLTRAGAVPLIDRGEADADGDFDGDVSAWTGALWAALAEEYGTAAAESGPRYEMDVLTEADVRPAVVSPQAVPLTVLSNEELTGDPAGLWDFSLEAPRPGVRSIVAELPPGTAYAAGDHLAVFAKNAPELVDWALRCLRVPRDQVVRLRARGTTHLPVDTPVTAGLLLTEFAELQEVATRSDLAALAGQTECPHTRGRLAELEAGYADEILAKRVSVLTLLERFPAITLPLPVFLELAGPIRPRYYSISSSPLAAPGRVRITVGLVEGPSWSGSGEYRGMCSAYLAGLEPGDVLYGYVRVPTPPFRLPEDPATPVILVGPGTGFAPLRGFLEERALTGATGPAEVFYGCRHPSHDWLYRSELQDWEAAGVARVHTAFSAVTGHPFRFVQEAVAAEADTLWTLLERGAHVYVCGDGLRMAPAVRQALAAIYQDRTGGDGEEWLRALEAEGRYQQDVFA from the coding sequence ATGGAGACAGCGGTCCGATCCATTCCCGCCCCGCAGGGGCTGCCCGTGCTCGGCAACACGCTCCAGATTCCGTCGCACGCGCCCGCCGCGTACTTCGAGAAGCTCGCGGCCGAGCACGACGAGGGCATCTACCAGCTCGACCTGCTCGGCCGCAAGGTCCTGTTCGTGTCCGATCCGGACCTGGTCGCCGAGCTCTGCGACGAGACGCGGTTCTACAAGGGCATCGACCCGCCGCTCTCCATCGTCCGCGACTTCGCCGGCGACGGGCTGTTCACCGCCCACCACGACGAGCCGGTCTGGGGGCACGCGCACCGCATCCTGATGCCGGCCTTCAGCCAGCGGTCCATGAAGGCCTACTTCCCGCAGATGCTGGAGGTGGCGCAGCAGCTCACCGCCAAGTGGGCGGTCTCGGACGAGGTCAGCGTGGCCGACGACATGACCAGGCTCACGCTCGACACGATCTCCCTCACCGGCTTCGACTACCGGTTCAACTCCTTCGACTCACCCGAGCTGCACCCGTTCCTGCAGGCGATGGGCCGCGCGCTGACCGAGGCGATGCTCCGCAACCGGCAGCTCCCCCTGGTCACCAAGCTCAAGAAGAAGCGGGAGGAGGCCTACCGCGCCGACATCCTGACCATGCAGGACCTGGTGGACGACGTCATCAGGCAGCGCCGGGCCGACGGCCGGAGCGGCGGCACGGACCTGCTCGGTCTGATGCTGGAGGCCGCCGACCCGCGGAGCGGCGAGCGGCTCTCGGACGAGAACATCCGCGACCAGGTGCTGACCTTCCTCATCGCCGGGCACGAGACCACCAGCGGGCTGCTCTCCTTCGCCCTCTACAACCTGCTGCGCAACCCGCACGTGCTCGCCCGGGCCTACGCCGAGGTGGACCGGCTGCTGCCAGGTGACACCGTCCCCACCTACGACACGATCATGAAGCTGGACGTGATCCCGCGGATCCTGGAGGAGACGCTGCGGATCTGGTCCCCGATCCCGGCGTTCGCCGTCAAGTCCTTCGAGGACACCACGGTCGGCGGCTACCCGGTGCGCGAGGGCCAGACGGCCGTCGTCCTGCTGCCGTCGCTGCACCGGCACCCGAAGGCGTGGAACCGGCCGGAGGAGTTCGACATCGACCGCTGGCTCCCGGAGCACAAGACCGGTCACCACCCCGCCGCCTACAAGCCGTTCGGCAACGGTGAGCGGGCCTGCATCGGGCGCCAGTTCGCGCTGACCGAGGCGCGGCTGGCCCTCGCCGTCGTCCTGCAGCGGTTCGCGATCTCCGATCCGGACGCCTACCGGATGCAGATCAAGCAGATGCTCACCGTCAAGCCCGACGGCTTCACGGTCCGGGTCAGGGCGCGCAAGCCGTACGAACGGGGCGCGGTCGAGACGGTCGAGGCCGTGGCGGAGCAGCAGGCGGAGGTGGCCGTCACCGGAGTCGGCCTCACCGTCGCCTACGGTTCCAACCTCGGCACCTCCGCCGACGTCGCCGAGAGGCTGGCCGAGCGCGCCGGGCGCTCCGGGTTCGCGACCACGCTGACGACCCTGGACGAGCTCGACCCGCCCCGGGACGGGCTCCTCGTGGTGATCACCTCCACCTACAACGGCAAGGCGCCCGACAACGCCCAGCGCTTCGACGCCCTGACGGAGCTGCCCGCCATGGACGGGGTACGGCTCGCGCTGCTCGGCTGCGGCAACACCCAGTGGCCCACCTACCAGGACTTCCCCCGGCGTGCCTTCGACAAGCTCACCCGGGCGGGAGCCGTACCGCTCATCGACCGCGGCGAAGCCGACGCGGACGGCGACTTCGACGGCGACGTCTCGGCGTGGACCGGCGCGCTCTGGGCGGCGCTGGCGGAGGAGTACGGCACGGCCGCCGCCGAAAGCGGGCCCCGCTACGAGATGGACGTCCTCACCGAGGCCGACGTGCGCCCCGCGGTCGTGTCCCCGCAGGCGGTCCCGCTGACCGTGCTCTCGAACGAGGAGCTGACCGGCGACCCGGCCGGACTGTGGGACTTCTCGCTGGAGGCTCCGCGCCCCGGAGTGCGCTCGATCGTGGCCGAGCTGCCCCCGGGAACGGCCTACGCGGCCGGCGACCACCTGGCCGTCTTCGCCAAGAACGCCCCCGAGCTGGTCGACTGGGCGCTGCGCTGCCTGCGCGTCCCCCGCGACCAGGTCGTACGGCTCCGCGCCCGGGGGACGACCCATCTGCCGGTGGACACCCCGGTGACCGCCGGACTGCTGCTGACCGAGTTCGCCGAGCTCCAGGAGGTGGCCACCCGCTCCGACCTTGCGGCGCTGGCCGGGCAGACGGAGTGCCCCCACACCCGGGGGCGGCTCGCCGAACTGGAGGCCGGTTACGCCGACGAGATCCTCGCCAAGCGAGTCTCGGTGCTCACGCTGCTGGAGCGGTTCCCCGCGATCACCCTGCCCCTGCCGGTCTTCCTGGAGCTGGCCGGACCGATCCGGCCGCGCTACTACTCGATCTCCTCCTCGCCGCTGGCCGCCCCCGGCCGGGTCCGGATCACCGTCGGCCTGGTGGAGGGGCCCTCCTGGTCGGGCAGCGGCGAGTATCGGGGCATGTGCTCGGCCTACCTGGCGGGGCTGGAGCCCGGCGATGTCCTCTACGGATACGTGCGGGTGCCGACCCCTCCGTTCCGCCTCCCCGAGGACCCGGCGACCCCGGTGATCCTCGTCGGTCCGGGCACCGGTTTCGCCCCGCTGCGCGGTTTCCTGGAGGAGCGGGCGCTGACCGGCGCCACCGGTCCCGCCGAGGTCTTCTACGGTTGCCGGCACCCCTCGCACGACTGGCTGTACCGCTCCGAGCTCCAGGACTGGGAGGCGGCCGGGGTCGCCCGCGTGCACACCGCGTTCTCCGCGGTCACCGGCCATCCCTTCCGCTTCGTCCAGGAGGCGGTCGCCGCCGAGGCCGACACGCTCTGGACGCTGCTGGAGCGGGGTGCCCACGTCTACGTCTGCGGCGACGGGCTCCGGATGGCGCCCGCCGTACGGCAGGCCCTCGCGGCGATCTACCAGGACAGGACCGGCGGCGACGGCGAGGAGTGGCTGCGCGCCCTGGAAGCCGAGGGCCGCTACCAGCAGGACGTCTTCGCCTGA
- a CDS encoding TetR/AcrR family transcriptional regulator, whose product MAVSARRGQPLTLEEIYMTTLRLVDAGGVEGLSMRKLAAELDVNPMSLYHHVRNKEALVRETCAVVAARLRLPADDGTPWQDQLRALGHAYRSLARSHPSLWSYVNGHPDLSRQENALWAVFNRILTAAGIPAEDLVRTRRVLYSFVSGFLTAETSGLLVELEGTVDADSAFEVALDLIVAGLEARHSAVAGPPPELPSR is encoded by the coding sequence ATGGCAGTGAGCGCGCGCAGGGGACAGCCCCTGACACTTGAGGAGATCTACATGACCACGCTGCGCCTGGTCGACGCCGGCGGGGTGGAGGGGCTGTCCATGCGCAAGCTGGCGGCCGAGCTCGACGTCAACCCGATGTCGCTCTACCACCACGTGCGGAACAAGGAAGCACTGGTGCGCGAGACCTGTGCCGTCGTCGCCGCCCGGCTGCGGCTGCCCGCCGACGACGGCACCCCGTGGCAGGACCAGTTGCGCGCGCTGGGCCACGCCTACCGGTCCCTCGCGCGGTCGCACCCGTCGCTCTGGTCCTACGTCAACGGCCACCCGGACCTGTCCAGACAGGAGAACGCCCTGTGGGCGGTGTTCAACCGGATCCTCACCGCCGCCGGGATCCCCGCCGAGGATCTGGTCCGCACCCGCAGGGTGCTGTACAGCTTCGTCTCCGGGTTCCTCACCGCCGAGACCAGCGGGCTGCTCGTCGAGCTCGAAGGCACGGTGGACGCCGACAGCGCCTTCGAGGTCGCCCTCGACCTGATCGTGGCCGGCCTGGAGGCACGCCACTCCGCGGTGGCCGGACCGCCGCCGGAGCTCCCGAGTCGATGA
- a CDS encoding RNA polymerase sigma factor encodes MTTETAELDDAELIRRSAGDPEQFAALFDRYARQIHLYAARRIGTQAADDIVAETFLAAFRRRGTYDPSFPLARPWLYGIATTLVARHRRQEERLLRALSRTGVDPLPEAMADTVVSRVAAGGRERELAGALASLSRGDRDVLLLVAWEDLSYEEVAQALGIPLGTVRSRLHRARKKARAVLGDEEL; translated from the coding sequence TTGACCACTGAGACGGCCGAACTCGACGACGCCGAGCTGATCAGGCGATCCGCGGGCGACCCAGAGCAGTTCGCCGCACTGTTCGACCGGTATGCCCGGCAGATCCACCTGTACGCCGCGCGGCGGATCGGCACGCAGGCCGCCGACGACATCGTGGCCGAGACGTTCCTGGCCGCGTTCCGGCGGCGCGGTACGTACGACCCGTCGTTCCCGCTGGCACGCCCCTGGCTGTACGGCATCGCCACCACGCTCGTCGCCCGGCACCGGCGCCAGGAGGAGCGGTTGCTCCGGGCGCTGAGCCGTACCGGCGTGGACCCGCTGCCGGAGGCGATGGCCGACACCGTGGTCAGCAGGGTCGCGGCGGGCGGCAGGGAACGCGAACTGGCGGGGGCGCTGGCGTCGCTGTCTCGCGGCGACCGCGACGTGCTGCTGCTGGTGGCGTGGGAGGACCTCAGCTACGAGGAGGTCGCGCAGGCGCTCGGCATTCCGTTGGGGACCGTACGGTCACGGCTGCACCGGGCCAGGAAGAAGGCACGGGCCGTGCTGGGAGATGAGGAGCTGTGA
- a CDS encoding CU044_5270 family protein — MSTIKDFRRDTPPMTAQAESAARARLLAAAREPERRHAPRLGRRLGWRLAVAGALAVTVGTGVVVATDRPRAVVPVASVQELGERAAQAAYDDRGQVPDPGQWLYIRELQAPQSKDGSYGVDVSQRVVGEQWTSVDGKQTADLSPNGKPLVQGNHPGLGAADLAQQPVTPEGVLAKIRQKLEDMHMVSATGPLPSMDERLFQAVYQLMGTQALPPEVRAALFRGLATIPGVSFTEDVADADGRRGVAFSHTGERARYDLILDPVDFHFLGTYGVTVKEQTTDYTDAPNHVVKAGTPLTLTAQLETKVVDGPGQR; from the coding sequence ATGAGCACGATCAAGGATTTCCGGCGGGACACCCCGCCGATGACGGCGCAGGCGGAGAGCGCCGCACGGGCGCGGCTGCTGGCGGCGGCACGGGAACCGGAGAGGCGGCACGCACCGCGGCTCGGCCGGCGACTCGGCTGGCGGCTCGCGGTCGCGGGCGCGCTGGCCGTGACGGTCGGCACCGGCGTGGTGGTGGCGACCGACCGGCCGCGCGCGGTCGTCCCGGTGGCGAGTGTGCAGGAGCTGGGCGAGCGGGCCGCGCAGGCCGCCTACGACGACCGCGGGCAGGTGCCCGACCCCGGCCAGTGGCTGTACATCAGGGAGCTCCAGGCGCCGCAGTCCAAGGACGGGAGCTACGGCGTGGACGTCTCCCAGCGCGTCGTCGGGGAGCAGTGGACCAGCGTGGACGGCAAGCAGACGGCGGATCTGTCCCCCAACGGCAAACCGCTCGTCCAGGGAAACCATCCGGGGCTCGGCGCGGCCGACCTGGCCCAGCAGCCGGTCACCCCGGAGGGGGTGCTCGCGAAGATCCGCCAGAAGCTGGAGGACATGCACATGGTGTCGGCAACCGGGCCACTTCCCTCCATGGATGAGCGGCTCTTCCAGGCCGTCTACCAGCTCATGGGCACCCAGGCGCTCCCACCGGAGGTGCGGGCGGCGCTGTTCCGCGGCCTGGCCACCATCCCCGGAGTGAGCTTCACCGAGGACGTCGCGGACGCCGACGGCAGGCGGGGGGTCGCTTTCAGCCACACCGGTGAGCGGGCCCGCTACGACCTCATCCTCGACCCCGTCGACTTCCACTTCCTCGGCACCTACGGCGTGACCGTCAAGGAGCAGACCACGGACTACACCGATGCCCCGAACCACGTCGTCAAGGCGGGCACGCCGCTCACGCTGACCGCCCAACTGGAGACCAAGGTGGTGGACGGTCCCGGACAGAGATGA
- a CDS encoding class IV adenylate cyclase produces the protein MPIEYEAKVLDIDPARTADLITALGGGKVTGTRLMRRYVYDIAPGDMSRWIRLRDTGSEITLTVKEITDDGIDGTRETEVAVLDFETTDELLGKLGFTPKSYQENRRTSFTLDGAELEIDEWPGIPPYLEIEAGDRDHVIAVARRLGYDEEQLTGENTIKVYARYGIDLTAITDLRFDPEPAWSRG, from the coding sequence ATGCCCATCGAGTACGAAGCCAAGGTGCTGGACATCGATCCGGCCCGGACCGCCGACCTGATCACCGCCCTCGGCGGGGGGAAGGTGACCGGCACCAGGCTCATGCGCCGCTACGTCTACGACATCGCTCCCGGCGACATGAGCCGATGGATCCGGCTGCGCGACACCGGCTCCGAGATCACCCTGACCGTCAAGGAGATCACCGACGACGGCATCGACGGCACCCGGGAGACCGAGGTCGCCGTCCTGGACTTCGAGACGACCGACGAACTGCTCGGCAAGCTCGGCTTCACCCCGAAGTCCTACCAGGAGAACCGGCGCACCAGTTTCACGCTCGACGGGGCCGAGCTGGAGATCGACGAGTGGCCGGGGATCCCGCCCTACCTGGAGATCGAAGCCGGCGACCGCGACCACGTCATCGCCGTCGCCCGCCGGCTCGGCTACGACGAGGAACAGCTGACCGGCGAGAACACCATCAAGGTGTACGCCCGGTACGGCATCGACCTCACCGCGATCACCGACCTGAGATTCGACCCGGAGCCGGCCTGGTCCCGCGGTTGA